A single genomic interval of Chrysemys picta bellii isolate R12L10 chromosome 8, ASM1138683v2, whole genome shotgun sequence harbors:
- the LOC135973054 gene encoding uncharacterized protein LOC135973054, with the protein MESQDRKRAPAWTEREVRDLLAIWGDESVLAELRSSKRNGKVLEKVSKAMKDRGHNRDTQQCRVKIKELRQAYHKAREANGRSGAEPQTCRFYAELHAILGGAATTTPTVCYDSFTGETHREDGSGNEEDEDGGTVGSSQQQGSGETGFPNSQDMFVTLDLEPVTPELTQDPQGTQETSAANVSPSQRLVNIRKRKRRTRDDMFTELQMSSHADRAQQNAWRQSMSDMRKAQYEREERWRAEWRDEKSKWRAEDDRWRQLADRRQESMLSLLEHQTDMLKRMVELQERQQEQRPPLQPLCNQQPSSPSSIASSPRRPRTRWGGLRPPSHSTPDDRPSIRRLAFNKT; encoded by the exons atggagtcccaggatcgcaaaagagctccagcatggaccgaacgggaggtacgggatctgctcgccatatggggagatgaatcagtgctagctgaactccgtagcagtaaaagaaatggcaaagtattagaaaaggtctccaaggccatgaaagaccgaggccataacagggacacacagcagtgccgcgtgaaaattaaggagctacggcaagcttaccacaaagccagagaagcaaacggaaggtccggggcagagccgcaaacttgccgcttctacgcggagctgcatgcgatcctagggggtgcagccaccactaccccaaccgtgtgctatgactctttcactggagaaacacacagggaagacggttcggggaacgaggaagatgaggatggaggtactgtaggtagctcacagcagcaaggaagcggagaaaccggtttccccaacagccaggatatgtttgttaccctggacctggaaccagtaacccccgaactcacccaagaccctcagggcacacaggagacctctg ctgcaaatgtttctccttcgcagaggctagtgaacattagaaagagaaaacgtaggacgagggacgatatgttcacggagctgcagatgtcctcccacgctgatagagcacagcagaatgcgtggaggcagtcaatgtcggacatgagaaaagcacaatatgaacgagaggagaggtggcgggctgaatggcgggatgaaaagagcaagtggcgggctgaagacgataggtggcgtcagcttgcagacagacggcaagagtcaatgctcagtctgctggagcatcaaactgatatgctcaagcgtatggttgagctgcaggaaaggcagcaggagcagagaccgccgctacagcccctgtgtaaccaacagccctcctccccaagttccatagcctcctcacccagacgcccaagaacacggtgggggggcctccgtccacccagtcactccaccccagatgatcgcccaagcatcagaaggctggccttcaataagacttaa